The Salminus brasiliensis chromosome 14, fSalBra1.hap2, whole genome shotgun sequence genome contains the following window.
TTCAGTACTGAGTGAAGGTGTGTTGTTTCAGTACTGAGTTAAGGTGTGTTTCAGTACTGAGTAAAGGTGTGTTTCAGCACTGAGTGAAGGTGTGTTTCAGCACTGAGTGAAGGTGTGTTTCAGTACTGAGTAAAGGTGTGTTGTTTCAGTACTGAGTGAAGGTGTGTTGTTTCAGTACTGAGTGAAGGTGTGTTTCAGCATTGAGTGAAGGTGTGTTTCAGCACTGAGTGAAGGTGTGTTTCAGTACTGAGTGAAGGTGTGTTGTTTCAGTACTGAGTGAAGGTGTGTTTCAGCACTGAGTGAAGGTGTGTTTCAGCACTGAGTGAAGGTGTGTTTCAGCACTGAGTGAAGGTGTGTTTCAGTACTGAGTGAAGGTGTGTTTCAGTACTGAGTTAAGGTGTGTTTCAGTACTGAGTTAAGGTGTATTTCAGTACTGAGTAAAGGTGTGTTTCAGTACTGAGTAAAGGTGTGTTGTTTCAGTACTGAGTAAAGGTGTGTTGTTTCAGCACTGAGTGAAGGTGTGTTTCAGTACTGAGTAAAGGTGTGTTTCATTACTGAGTGAAGGTGTGTTTCAGTACTGAGTAAAGGTGTGTTTCAGTACTGAGTGAAGGTGTGTTGTTTCAGTACTGAGTGAAGGTGTGTTGTTTCAGTACTGAGTGAAGGTGTGTTTCAGTACTGAGTGAAGGTGTGTTGTTTCAGTACTGAGTAAAGGTGTGTTGTTTCAGTACTGAGTGAAGGTGTGTTGTTTCAGTACTGAGTGAAGGTGTGTTTCAGCACTGAGTGAAGGTGTGTTTCAGCACTGAGTGAAGGTGTGTTGTTTCAGTACTGAGTAAAGGTGTGTTTCAGTACTGAGTGAAGGTGTGTTTCAGTACTGAGTAAAGGTGTGTTTCAGTACTGAGTGAAGGTGTGTTTCAGTACTGAGTGAGGGTGTGTTTCAGTACTGAGTGAAGGTGTGTTGTTTCAGTACTTAGTAAAGGTGTGTTTCAGTACTGAGTGAAGGTGTGTTTCAGTACTGAGTAAAGGTGTGTTGTTTCAGCACTGAGTGAAGGTGTGTTTCAGTACTGAGTAAAGGTGTGTTTCAGTACTGAGTGAAGGTGTGTTTCAGTACTGAGTGAAGGTGTGTTGTTTCAGTACTGAGTGAAGGTGTGTTGTTTCAGTACTGAGTTAAGGTGTGTTTCAGTACTGAGTAAAGGTGTGTTTCAGCACTGAGTGAAGGTGTGTTTCAGCACTGAGTGAAGGTGTGTTTCAGTACTGAGTAAAGGTGTGTTTCAGTACTGAGTGAAGGTGTGTTTCAGTACTGAGTGAAGGTGTGTTTCAGTACTGAGTGAAGGTGTGTTTCAGCACTGAGTGAAGGTGTGTTTCAGTACTGAGTAAAGGTGTGTTTCATTACTGAGTGAAGGTGTGTTTCAGTACTGAGTAAAGGTGTGTTTCATTACTGAGTGAAGGTGTGTTTCAGTACTGAGTAAAGGTGTGTTTCAGTACTGAGTAAAGGTGTGTTGTTTCAGCACTGAGTGAAGGTGTGTTGTTTCAGTACTGAGTAAAGGTGTGTTGTTTCAGCACTGAGTGAAGGTGTGTTGTTTCAGTACTGAGTAAAGGTGTGTTGTTTCAGTACTGAGTGAAGGTGTGTTTCAGTACTGAGTGAAGGTGTGTTTCAGTACTGAGTGAAGGTGTGTTTCAGTACTGAGTGAAGGTGTGTTtcagtggagctgtggagctcagACAGGCGCAGCCCCCCTCCAGACCTCCTGTAATCTCAATATGGACTTGTTGTACAGAAACAGAGGCTGGGCTCTGGCCTTTGTTTGCTTTGACACTTTGGCAGAGGAAATGTTGCTCCGCCGGTGCATACTTTCTCCCGCTCACGCTGCATGCTAAATAAGGCCTCCCTCTCGCGGCTCCTGGAGGCATCGGAGTGGCTCCTTTGTGAAAACACGCAGAGGTTTCTCAGGATGTGTGACGGCAGGAGGGAGCAGATTCCTTTGCCTTGTATGGCTAAAGGCCTCTGAGCCTGGCTGCTGACCTTATTGGCTGAGTCAGGAACAGGGAGGTGTGGAAAAGACGCTGAAACGTAGAACAAATGTCccggcctgtgtgtgtgtgtgtgtgtgtgtgtggagaagcACCCGAGACCCGAGGCTCAACTCTGAAGCTGTTATCACTCCAGAACAAGGTGAGGATCATGAATTATGACCTTTTGTGCTGgagatgataatgatgatgatgatgatgatgatgatgatgatgatgatggtgatgaggtTTCATCTTCTTCATCTACAGACTCGTAATCATAATTATTTGTCTGGCTTTAAAATTAAACTGGCTGAGATAAAGAAACTTGCAGGCTTGAGAGACaacaaccagccataacattaataccactgccAGGTGAACCAGCGAGGCACCCagagctcactgatgctcatggaggtcccacctacctcacaacttacaggacttaagggTTTTGccgctaacgttagtcttggtgccggaTACCCCagctggacaccttcagaggtctagtggagtccatgcctcgaacgGTCAGAGCTGTGTTGGTGGCAttaagggggacctactcagtattaagcaggtggtactaatgttatggctgatgtttGACAGTTAATGTTTGGTGCAGTACCAGTCTCAACCCTTCTGGATTTATATTGGGTTTTGGAActttgctgtgagcatttgattgcattcatccacAAGAGCATTATTAATGAGGTCGGAATCACTCcagacacagatagacagacagatagacagacagacagatagacagacagatagacagacagacagatagacagatagatagacagacagaaagatatacagatagaaagatagacagactgacaaatagacagatagacagatagacagatagatagatagacagatagatagatggatagatagatagatggatagacagacagacagatagacagacagatagatagatagatagacagacagacagatagatagacagacagacagagatgaatagatatatagatagacagacatacagatagatagatagatagatagatagacagacagacagacagatagatagacagacagagatggatagatagacagacagacagacagagatggatagatagatagacagacagacagacagacagatagatagatagatagatagatagatagacagacagacagacaaatagacagagagacagtcagacagatagatagatagatagatagacagacagacagatagatagatagacagacagagatggatagatagacagacagacagacagacagagatagatagatagacaaatagataaaaggtcagacagactgacaaatagacagagagacagtcagatagatagatagatagacagaccgacaaatagacagacagacagacagagatggatagatagatagacagacagacagacagacagagatagatagatagatagatagatagacagacagacagacagacagagatagatagatagacaaatagataaaATGTCAGACGGAccgacaaatagacagacagacagatagacagtcagaCCAATAGATAaatcgacagacagacagatagatacagacagacagacagatataaagacagaaggtatgtttggaggaatAGGGTTCAGAATTTTGGACctttgctgtgagcatttgattgcactcaTCCACAATCCATTATGAATGAGGTCaggatcaaatcaaatcaaccCAAAGGTTTCGTCATGGAGCTTCTTCTCTGCAAAGACTGCAGTTAgtcccactgcttcacagcccagtgctggggggctttacacccctctagttaatgcttggcattgggcatggtgacctcatGCTGGCTCATGAGTAGCTCACCCAGTCAGTCCTTCTCTATGGACACTACACAGGTACATGGCAGAGAACTTGGCTTGATGACGCTGTAGTGGGTTTGGTTCCAGCTGATAGCAATCTGTTGCTGTTCTCTGGGTGGGCAGGGTCGGACCGCCTGTTCTGACAGCAGGGGGTTCTCACCCCTCCCTTTTAAAACCCTGACTGCTTCAGAGAAAGTTCAATGAAAGGCTTCAGCTGAAGTGCTGGAGTtccacacctgatccaactggCCAGCTCTTAAGTAGGGGTCAGAAGGCCCAGGCTTGAGAACCAGTGGTGCCAACGTATCAGCTGTGTGCTTCTGTTTCCATTTCAAGGCCAGCCAACATGTCTGCTGCCAAGCGTGCCAAGGGCAAGACCACCAAGAAGCGCCCCCAGAGGGCGACTTCCAACGTCTTCGCCATGTTCGACCAGTCCCAGATCCAGGAGTTTAAGGAGGCGTTCAACATGATCGACCAGAACCGAGACGGCTTCATCGACAAGGAGGATCTGCACGACATGCTGGCCTCTCTCGGTAACTGCATGATGGATCttacactgtgtatgtgtgtgtgtgtgtgtgtgtgtgtgtgtgtgtgttgcaacCAACCCGTCCTCCCTACCTGTGTGTTTCAGGGAAGAACCCCTCCGATGAGTATCTGGAGGGCATGATGAGTGAGGCTCCAGGTCCCATTAActtcaccatgttcctcaccaTGTTTGGAGAACGGCTCAACGGAACCGACCCCGAGGACGTCATACGGAACGCCTTCACCTGCTTCGACGAGGACGGCTCAGGTAACCCCCTCCAACTTGCCCAGAACCTTCCTCATGCAAGGACGCGAACGCAGACCAGTTTGATGGGTCTCTCTCTAGCGCCCCCTTGAGTACCGAGTAGTCGTTGCGCTGCGTAGGTTTCCGGCCTtagtgttcagctgtccaatgacattGCTCTAGCACCAGTGTTTGGGGAGTCACGTGACTTGGAGGGAGCACAAGCTAGCCTAGCCTCAGGGGGTGTCGTAGCTACTGGCAATGACAAAACTGGGAAGAAACCAACCTCAAAtgtagtccatcagccaagaccTGTCCAGAGATTAGCATTGCGCTAACCTGTAGCTGTttttttgatggtcaaggtggttcaCGAAATGGTCAACATACCCCACACCAACAGGTCAGCTGGTTAGCTCAGCTCTTGCCCGTTTTCAGTTACGTCTGATGGCGGATTAGCCAGGCTATTAGCAtaaccagcctgaccaagccGGTGTCAAGACCAGTTCGGCCATGCTGGACATGCTGATGGACCAGTttaaccatcaaactcaagaGCTCATTTGGTGCCAAGGTACCTGTTTATACATTCTTCTGACCGCTCACCCCTCTAACCTTCCAGGGTTCATCCATGAGGACCATCTCCGCGAGCTGCTGACCACCATGGGCGACCGCTTCACCGACGAGGAGGTGGACGAGCTTTTCCGCGAGGCGCCGATTGACAAGAAAGGGAACTTCAACTACACAGAATTCACCCGCATCCTCAAGCATGGAGCCAAAGACAAGGACGACATGTAGACACCGGGCCTGAGGTTCCACAGGAGCGCATCTGAAATCAGGGGTCTGAAATTCTCAGGGTAAAAATGCAGGTCTGGAATCAGCAGCATTCACTTAGATCCTGATCCCAAAAATGAGCACTTTTACCCTGAGGGTTCTTCTGTAGTCCGGTTTTAAAGGAGTGCTCCAGTAATTCTCAACCTGATCTCTTATCTCCAGATGACCTGACCCCTCAAATGCTGCAGCATCTGCATCCATTAGCTTCCATTAACCACATGTAGCAGGTGGAGGTTGGGTTGAAACCCACTGcagcattccttttttttttcttttttttaagcctAGCACTGAACTGAGGAGGATCTTGAAGGGAAGAGAGTCATCGACAGGGTCATTTTAGTCCACAGCtaatcttaaagcagcattttggcCTAAAACTACAGTCTCTGCTTTGCTCCTGTAGCCAATCATCGCTTCCATTTCACAGAAATCAGAATTTGATGTGATTTTCTAAGCTAACGTTAGGTTTtctgatggtcaaggtggttcaCAAAAGGGTCATCTAAGGGAAAACATACCCTACACTGATAGGTCAGCTGGTCAGCTCAGCACTGCGACAGGAACGACAAGGAACGTGGGTCCAAAGTTTGCTTTGTTGTTATGCTAATCAgttcatgctaacagctaaatCAAGTCCATCACCCTGTGTACAAATAAAAGTATATTTTGAACATGAATATAAAcccaatctctctctgtctctgtctctctctctctctcggaatACAAGGACTCAATAAAGTAGCACAGCTTTTGTGTCCACAGTCCTCCACTGTCGTCGATGAAGAGATAAGCTTGTGAATGTTTGAGTCCACACGATTAGCTCGTGGCACCTCACCCAAAACAGAGCAGGATTCTCCTCGTTTTGACCAACCTGGCACGAGGCCAGCAAAACATTTAAAAGCTGGCAAAAGTCTTGTAAAGAAATTTaacggttaaaaaaaaaaagtttgtggacaccccttctaatgagtgcattcagctgctttacatcgcacccattgctgacacagatgtgcaaatgcatacacacacacagacacattcacacagcttgtctagtccctgtagagacatactgccaatagaataggactatctggagcagatgcaaatgaaacaaacatgaacctacttaTTAGCACCATGCCGCCTAATGCCAGTCTGGCCATTATCGTACAGTGTGTGTCCTGGGACTGGACACAACAAACAGAGGTCACTGTTCGGCTAATAAACTCGACCCTGACAGGTTAAGCTCACCAGCCCTAAGAGCGCTAATGCTaattttagcattagcatttactCAAGGGAGGCAGTCCAGCTTGCGTTGGCTGTGGTTTGTGCTGGTGCACATTTCATAAGTTCCTAAAGTACTCGCTCCAAATTTAGCCCGGTATTGTTTaccctggaaaaaaaaacacacacacacaccccaaaggTTTACATACAAAGCCTTATCTGGACTAGAACCTTCATCGTCTGCATTCCTGCCTCAACCAGTGTGTATCTTGGGTTGCCAGGCCTTGTGTCTGGCCTCTCTGACACTGGTAATCAGTAAAATCCACATTTGGACGGAAAGCTCGGAGCAGCTCGGGTTGGCCCAGTGAATCAGTCTTGTTGAACAGAAGCTCGGGCCAAGACTCGATGCCAGGACCAAGGCGGCTAAAGCAAACAAAGCCATGGTGGGGATCTTGATAAGCAGTAAATGCCTTCCTGTAGCTCAGAGCAACGCCCTGTTTGGGAACACAAACCCTGGCCACCCCAGCAAGGCCTTCTCATCTGTATGGAGTCCTTATTGCctcattattgttattttactCAATATTAACATGCAGAATGTAGACGGACGTGCTTTAAAGGCAAATTTAAAGGGAATTTAGGTTTGTAGAACCTGTAAGAAAGctagtaaataataattaatatactatACACATCTGTTTACAGCGATTCCTGGTCAATATATCAGCCAAGGCAACTGCAGATGAACAGGTGGTGtctttaaaggtgccatagactGCCTTTAACCCCCAATTAACCCCCAATAACCCCAGTTCAGATCAGACGAGCCATTGGGAAAAGACGCTTCTTCGGTTGTGTGGGTTCAGCTAGATGACCTACCAGCTCTCAGTGTTAGTATAGTGGTAAGTATCCCCGCCTgtcacgtgggagactggggttcgattccctgacGGGGAGTTCGCATTTTtgtcaggggcagtggtggtggttgtgggtttgagtcccgggctcggcaagctgccactgttgggcccttgagcaaggccctttaccctgtCTGCTcgctgggcgctggagttggctgcccaccgctctgggtgtgtgtgtgtactcactgcccctagttcactagtgtgtgtgcgtgtgtgtgtgtgtgtgtctgttcactaccacagatgggttaaatgcggaggacacattttgctgtacagtaacaaatacatgcacctttacctttttttgatCACATGACGGTATCAGATCAGATGTCCagatattaaaacaaaaaaatccaaGGTTTTCATGGTTGatgcttttaaataaaactttatTATTTTCTCGTTATTGTAAAAGAAATACTTCCCACAACATCCCTACGGTCTACACAGTATAGCGTCTGATAATCTCTAGTCCTCGTCTCTTTAAAAGGTACTTGACCAGTAAAATATGACCCACAGCACGGCCGCCCTGTCCCCACTGAAACGCGCTCAGTGAGGTCTTCAGCGCTCTGCCGGTGCCCGTATGAAGGGTGAGCGCTCCGAACAGCTGAGTGTCGCCCTGCTTCCACACACCTGGATCACTGACCGGTCCAGAGCAGGGAAACACTGAGCTGTGCAGAGCATCGACCCACCCTGCAGTCCTCACAGCACAGCCTCCAGTGTAGCTGTAAGCAGGTGCAGCTAAGCATCAGTGAACCCTGTGTGTATTCTCATGCAGCACTCGAGGGGTTAAACCCGTTCCCCAGCgtcccacccccctcccccccggTGGGGTACAGTCAGAACAGAACTGACAGAACCTCGTAACTCACTTACAGGAGAAGACAGAGGACAGCAGCTGAATTCCACCTTCCATCCTGCTTCTTTTCTAACTTCTTCCACGCTTTGTTTACAATATTTTTTAGTCCTTCCTGTCTCcgccttctttttttgtctcttccctccttccttccttcgtCTTTTTGTCCTGTCTCTTCCTTCCTCTTTTCTTCCTGTCCTTtccttcttttatcttttcttCCTGTCCCTTCCTTCCTTTTTCCCATTGTCTTTTTGTcctgtctctttctccctctcttttcttcctgTCCCTTCCTTTGTCTCCTTTTTTTGTCCCTTCCTTCCTTTACTTCCTGTCTCATCCTTCCTTCCTTCGTCTTTTTGTCCTGTCGCTTCcttcctctcctttcttcttctctcttccttccttttCTTACTGTCTCTTCcgtcctctcctttcttcttctctctttgttCCTGTCCCTTCCTTCCTTTGTCTTTTCATCCTGTCTCTTCcttcctctcctttcttcttgTCCCTTCCTTCCTTCGTCTTTTTGTCCTGTCCCTtgcttcctctttttttcctgtcccttccttccttcctctcaTTTTTCCCTGTCTCATTCTTAGGTCCTCCTTTTTCTTCCTGTCCCTTCCTATCTTGTCCTTCCCCTCCTGTAATAGTACAGGTTTCAGTCTGAGTCTGAGTGAATATCTAACCAAAGCTGTTCTTCTAAACTTTCCTCCAACTCTCAAACACTGGAGCACTCAGACTCCGCCCACACCACCACACTGTAGCACATTTCCACAGATTATTCCTTCAGGAAAACTCCTCCCATTTTTGAAAGAGTTCATTTCCACAGATTTACAGCTGAACTGAAGGATTCCTGAAAATGTGCCGTTTACCGTCAGAATTCAGCGTCTGCCCGATGTCTTCTACTGAAACTGAGCTCAAATCAATGCAAACACATCAAAGTCCTGGTGTCCACGGTGCAGGTGGGACAGACCGAGGTCAGGCTGTAAAATGCTGTAGCCGTCCATTCCACACTGGAGACTTTGCTGCACTGGAGTTTTGACACACCTGAAGCCGATGCTTCACGAAGGTGTGTCCGGAGTTGGGAAGACAGTGGACCATCTGTAAAATTGCCCCAAATTGTCCCAAGAGTTTCAAGGTGGCTCCCACCCTACCTTTGAAAGAGCCAGTGTCCGACAGTAGCCTGGGGATCCCTTTGTGGATGAGATACATGAGACAATGGACTCGTCATTGCCTTGCGTCCAGTCGTCGTCCGAGAGAGTGGACGCTGTCCCAATGTTCCTCTAGAACagctataaaaaagaaaagcagcctCAAACGTCTGCTGGAAAGTCTCGGAGTCGTTTCCTCCATCACTGAGTCAATGCAAGCTGTAGCCCTATTAAACTTTTGATGAGCTGATGGTGGACGCTCCGTCGCAAAAAGGTCGGTCGGGAAAGAAAGTAAGAATCCGAAGTCCGAGTGAGGGGAGCGAAGGTTCTTAAGAGTCGGGGGGGATATTGCTATACCATGCAAGGTTCTCAAATTTTGTGCTAAGGTTTGGTATAAAACATAGACCATCGTGTCTGACAGCTCCAGAAAAGAACATCCAAGATTGATCAAacgccatacacacacacttacacacacactcacacacaccagtatGAGGACAAGGGTCCAGGATGATGAGTAACAACATGAGTTCGAGACCCCACAGTGTTACTGTAAGCACGTTCGCTGTGTTAAATAAATGGGCCGTACTCAAGGTTGGCTTGAGAACGTCTAGGGTATCCATAGAAACCTGCTGAAATAcccagcctggccagctcaagctggttaaactggtgGACACTTGGTATCGCGACTTATCCCACCCCTTCatagcgccccccccccccccctagcTCTAGCAACGCTTCCGTCACTCCCGGGAGTGTAAGGACTTAACCgccagccatcgcctcttttcaaactgctgttgATTTGCCCTTGCCAAGCGTCgagtctccagctccaccacccagctaacagatgcctgtgccaaccaacatcacttaagagtgaaGTGGGAAGAGGGAagtgagcgccatctacccacctggagagaccatggccagttgtgctctctctgactccggctgctgatggcaaggtgGCACGTCTCATgattcgaactcacaacccGCAGGCCGTAGTGGCAGTGCCCCCCACCCTCAAGCTGGTGTTAGCTGGATTTCTCAGCAGGGTACAGTTTTCAGGCCAGTATGATTTGGCTGATGTTTGTTCTGCTTCTCAACTTTAGAGGACGATTGACCTTAACACTGACCCAGAATGGACAATGGCAGATAAAGGTTCTCGAATAAACCCTGTTACAACGACATAAGGCAGAATCATCGGGAgacattttgtcattttagagACAAAACAATGGTTTGAAGCGACCAAACTGAACAGGACAGTACAGTGAGGACAGGACGAGAGAAATGCCAtgaaagaacctcttttggttccttataaagcagtggttctcaaaccggTTCTTGAGGTGGACCTCAGCTTTGCTTTGAGACCATCTGAAGGTCCCTGATGGCCAGTAACAGAACCCCTGCATGTTCTTGCTCTGATTCCCAAACACTTACAGGTACTGGTCTGTTGGGAACTGGGATAGAGGATGAAATATGGACCACCCTGGGGGAACCGAGGACCGGTTTGAGAACTACCACCCTAAAGAAACCGTAAACGAGATCTTGGAGTATGAAGGCCTTCCTGAAGGCTAgagaagtttgcttctttagttttgggcTGGAGCTAATAAACTAACTTAGAGTAGCAACTTGACCGAGCTAGCCTCGTCAAGCTGggcatgctggttgaccagcctggTTTAGGTGGTTATGCTAATaaaccagttaaaccatcaaGAGCTAAGATGGTCAACAAGCTAGCTGTTGAGGatattgttttttcttcttctgcagGGTATCTTGGGAAAAATCTGGCATGCGGATATGACGATATGAgcagtgatgtgatgtgatgtgtttgCTAGCCAGTTTGCTAGCTAGCTCCTTTGTACACGTGTGACAACAGTGAAGAGGGGATTCCCTGCCAGTTTCACTCTGAACTTCATTATTCTCAATAGACGAGCCAAATTACAGGTCGCCACTCTTGGAATTGAGCAACGCCGCAAACGCCGAAACATCTGCCCAGAATCCCCACTACTCGCTAGCCCCCCGAATTGCTCCGCCAGCTTCCCTGTTCCCTGGACCAGCTGGGGTTATAAGATCCCTTGTGTACCTCAGTGAACTTCTGTTGGAAGTGGAGAAGTGTGGAATTATGAGGTTCATCTATTTGAGGGAAAATGTCAATCTgggagttgttctttacattgtgtccaaatttcatgaagaatggaccaatagaaatgctccaaaataatctCTTTACAATCTCTTTACATTAAGAAGGAttttccttctgtaaagttgacaaTTTGGCTATTGCACAAATGATGTAGAAGTAGAAAAACATCTCTGAGAAGATAAATGATTTGAAACTCAATGGATGGTATTTTCCCCCCATTTTCGGAAAAAATTgacatgtttttacatttaaaactgGACAAAAATTGGAATGTAAACGTAACTCGTTAAGTAAAGCGTTACTTAACCGTGGGATTTACTTTACAATTTCACTGAAACTAATAATAAAGGTCTTGGTGTGGCCGATGTTTACTGTAATCAGAAACTGACTTAAGAAACAAATTGCGATAAAAAATGggctaaaaactaaaataatattgattgaaattattttttttttactattaataatccAGTAAGTTTGGTGCTTCAATGGCTGATAGTGTCTCTACTCACAAAAATatctatacaaatatataagaATGAAAAtgtctgcactgttttttaTTCTTATGTTAAGATTGTATAGTTTTAAATAGTTGAATGACCAGAATTAATGTCTAATTTAATCAGGAATTATAAGCAGAGGCTTATTTTTTAAGTAATTAATGGCTTTACGACGTCACACCACAGTTAACATAAGCTTTCCAAGGATTTGTATTATTTTGGTTGAATTAAGGTTTTCCTCTGTTTTGCTTTCCTCCACAGACTCAACAGAATAACAGTAATTACAGTtaattcaaaaaaaaaaaaaat
Protein-coding sequences here:
- the myl9a gene encoding myosin regulatory light polypeptide 9, translating into MSAAKRAKGKTTKKRPQRATSNVFAMFDQSQIQEFKEAFNMIDQNRDGFIDKEDLHDMLASLGKNPSDEYLEGMMSEAPGPINFTMFLTMFGERLNGTDPEDVIRNAFTCFDEDGSGFIHEDHLRELLTTMGDRFTDEEVDELFREAPIDKKGNFNYTEFTRILKHGAKDKDDM